From Yersinia hibernica, a single genomic window includes:
- a CDS encoding response regulator transcription factor, with translation MRVIVISDCGLTKLSLDIIIKGIKLIVDKGRNIDSELYYSVDNKDIYNQSNARDIIIFDVDNICVVKISHTISQIREASPLASIVVFCRKDEQTEDFIYFSIISDEILCKTAPIERIENLIIKLLSSHKPVMEFNQAELTKKIKRKLTSRENEVLEYILLGFTNSDISAALGMKNKTASAHRRNIYSKLGVKAINQTLKNLFILK, from the coding sequence ATGAGAGTTATTGTGATTAGTGATTGTGGCTTAACTAAATTGTCCTTAGATATCATTATTAAGGGAATAAAGCTTATTGTAGATAAAGGCCGTAATATCGATTCTGAGTTATATTACTCTGTCGATAATAAAGATATATATAACCAATCAAATGCTCGAGATATTATTATCTTTGATGTTGATAATATTTGTGTTGTTAAGATATCTCATACAATTAGTCAGATAAGAGAGGCAAGCCCATTGGCTTCTATTGTGGTTTTTTGCCGCAAAGATGAGCAAACTGAAGACTTTATTTATTTTTCCATCATATCTGATGAAATATTATGCAAAACAGCGCCGATTGAACGCATTGAAAACTTGATTATTAAATTATTATCTTCACACAAGCCAGTAATGGAATTTAATCAAGCGGAGTTGACGAAGAAAATAAAAAGAAAATTAACAAGTAGAGAAAATGAAGTGTTGGAGTATATATTGTTAGGGTTTACTAATAGTGATATTTCAGCAGCACTAGGTATGAAGAATAAAACGGCCAGTGCCCACCGGAGAAATATATACAGTAAATTAGGTGTTAAGGCGATAAATCAAACGCTAAAAAACTTGTTTATATTAAAATAG